From the genome of Rhodobacteraceae bacterium Araon29, one region includes:
- a CDS encoding phosphodiesterase has translation MTLLLPDAFLQVPIAHRGFHGGQNGVENSREAIAKAVALGYGIELDLQCSSDGQAMVFHDETLNRMTGVAGRVMDKTAAELGAVQLLGGQTGIPALVDILAQVAGKVPLLIEIKYKHGELDPTDGQLEGATAAALHSYRGPVAVMSFNPHSVAHMAKLAPEIPRGLTTDSFSAKDWPDISEQRLQQLRRLDGYDAMEAGFISHDQSDLANARVAEVKSAGHPVLCWTITSEAEEAIARQMADNITFEGYAARITP, from the coding sequence ATGACCCTGCTGCTGCCCGACGCGTTCCTGCAGGTGCCCATAGCGCATCGCGGCTTTCACGGTGGGCAAAATGGCGTTGAAAATAGCCGCGAAGCGATTGCCAAGGCTGTTGCCCTTGGCTATGGGATCGAGCTTGATCTACAATGCTCGTCCGATGGTCAGGCAATGGTGTTTCATGACGAAACGCTCAACCGTATGACCGGCGTAGCCGGGCGAGTAATGGATAAAACTGCCGCCGAACTTGGTGCAGTTCAGCTGCTTGGTGGGCAAACTGGCATACCGGCACTTGTGGATATTTTGGCTCAAGTTGCCGGTAAAGTTCCTCTGCTGATCGAGATTAAATATAAGCACGGTGAGCTTGACCCAACTGACGGGCAGCTAGAAGGCGCAACTGCTGCGGCCTTGCATAGCTATCGCGGCCCAGTGGCCGTTATGTCTTTCAATCCACATTCTGTGGCCCACATGGCCAAGCTTGCGCCGGAAATTCCCCGTGGCCTAACCACGGATAGCTTTTCTGCCAAAGACTGGCCCGACATATCCGAACAGCGTTTGCAGCAGCTTCGGCGACTTGATGGGTACGATGCAATGGAAGCAGGATTTATAAGCCACGATCAGAGCGATCTGGCCAACGCCCGTGTGGCCGAAGTTAAATCAGCTGGGCATCCGGTACTGTGCTGGACTATCACATCAGAGGCCGAAGAAGCGATTGCACGGCAGATGGCCGACAATATTACCTTTGAAGGCTATGCCGCGCGGATTACCCCTTGA
- a CDS encoding redoxin family protein: MTISVGQRLPEATFLKMGDKGPETVELSAKLAGRKVAIFAMPGAFSATCTGNHIPNILMHKEALAAKGVEEILIVCVNDPYVMRAWEKSSAADEGELTFLADSDAQFSKAMGLTFDAPVIGFYDRSQRYAMLAEDGLVAALLIEEKRAAITTSGADALLVAI; this comes from the coding sequence ATGACGATATCTGTGGGTCAGCGACTGCCAGAGGCAACATTTTTAAAAATGGGCGATAAAGGCCCCGAAACTGTTGAGCTTAGCGCTAAGCTTGCAGGACGGAAGGTTGCGATTTTTGCAATGCCGGGCGCGTTCTCCGCGACCTGTACAGGTAATCATATTCCAAACATCTTGATGCATAAAGAGGCGTTGGCGGCCAAGGGCGTCGAAGAAATTTTAATTGTGTGCGTCAACGATCCTTATGTCATGCGTGCCTGGGAAAAATCATCAGCCGCCGATGAAGGAGAGCTTACATTTCTTGCTGATTCGGATGCTCAGTTTTCCAAGGCAATGGGCTTGACCTTTGATGCGCCTGTAATCGGGTTTTATGACCGCTCTCAGCGCTATGCAATGCTTGCCGAAGATGGCCTGGTCGCCGCGCTGCTTATCGAAGAAAAGCGCGCTGCGATTACCACATCTGGCGCGGATGCTTTGCTGGTCGCGATTTAA
- a CDS encoding 4a-hydroxytetrahydrobiopterin dehydratase: MNSPLSDQDRTQALAECLNNGWSMDQDRDAIKKSFRFGNFIETFGWMSKVALWAEKLNHHPEWFNVYNRVEVTLSTHDVGGLSALDVKLAEKMDQLAK; this comes from the coding sequence ATGAATTCACCTTTATCTGACCAAGACCGTACTCAGGCGCTGGCCGAGTGTTTAAACAATGGCTGGAGCATGGATCAAGACCGAGATGCCATTAAAAAGAGCTTTCGCTTTGGTAATTTCATCGAGACATTTGGCTGGATGAGCAAAGTGGCTCTTTGGGCCGAAAAGCTAAACCATCACCCAGAGTGGTTTAATGTGTATAACCGGGTTGAGGTCACGCTGAGCACTCATGATGTCGGAGGGCTCAGCGCTCTTGATGTAAAACTGGCCGAGAAAATGGACCAGCTGGCAAAATAG
- a CDS encoding glycosyl transferase: MAGTRKPTKQLVADNRYPKRRGAGGAPKVSASKKTSRSPKQKPKGNMITRFIKWVLRLIWKLIWAVLWRTGLTIAVLVCLAIGYVWFSLPPVGELLDGRARGSVTLLDYQDEIFAWRGDQFGGVINAKTVSPHLKNAVVATEDKRFYRHFGLSPRGIASAVRINLSEGRGPLSGHGGSTITQQSAKLLCLGVPYDQNRWASERAYEADCRQGSLWRKVKEAIYALAMEAKYSKDDILTIYLNRAFLGAGARGFEAAAQRYFGRSAADVSPAEAAMLAGLLVAPTRYAPTNNLIRSQNRAGVIIGLMEEQSYLSAQEAAAARQKPAVLSPAAEANAGGYFADWVMESGPLFFTRNTTEDVKIKTTLDPTIQRAAEEALEYVFKDLVKTGSEAQAAIVVMSADGAVRAMVGGRKLKVSGAFNRATQALRQTGSAFKPFVYATALELGYSPLDMLEDSPLTLTIPGSGDWSPKNYSEEFLGQVTLSEALTKSLNIPAVRLSEAVGRENVRIVAADFGLGTDLAEGPAIALGVSEATLIDMVGAYAGILNGGSAVTPYGLLELRLNEDNEPVMGAGGGIGERVIRQSAAEQLVYMMEKVVDEGTGQRAGLEGWQVAGKTGTTQAARDAWFIGFTADYVAGVWMGYDDNRPLTAVTGGGLPAQIWHETMTRVHQTDMPKPLPMSAPQPPGGPAPTGGFFNRNGTGEQDRPRGAINTLLRRLLGSP; encoded by the coding sequence ATGGCAGGCACCCGTAAACCGACCAAACAATTGGTCGCCGACAATCGATATCCGAAGCGCCGCGGCGCTGGCGGCGCACCAAAAGTGAGCGCCTCTAAAAAAACAAGCCGGTCACCGAAGCAGAAGCCGAAAGGCAATATGATAACTCGGTTCATCAAATGGGTGCTGCGGTTGATTTGGAAATTGATATGGGCGGTGCTGTGGCGCACCGGCCTAACCATTGCTGTGCTGGTTTGTCTTGCAATCGGCTATGTGTGGTTCAGCCTGCCACCCGTAGGCGAGCTTTTGGATGGCCGAGCGCGGGGCTCTGTTACCCTGCTTGATTATCAAGACGAGATTTTTGCCTGGCGCGGGGATCAATTCGGCGGTGTTATCAATGCAAAGACAGTTTCTCCCCATTTAAAAAATGCGGTTGTCGCAACAGAGGACAAACGCTTTTATCGCCATTTTGGTCTAAGCCCACGCGGCATTGCAAGCGCAGTCCGGATAAACCTAAGCGAAGGCCGCGGGCCGCTATCCGGTCATGGCGGATCAACAATCACCCAACAGTCTGCAAAATTGCTGTGCCTCGGCGTGCCCTATGACCAAAACCGCTGGGCCAGCGAACGCGCCTATGAAGCCGATTGCCGCCAAGGGTCTCTATGGCGCAAAGTGAAAGAAGCGATCTATGCGCTCGCGATGGAGGCCAAATACAGCAAAGACGACATATTGACGATTTACCTAAACCGGGCCTTTCTGGGCGCAGGCGCTCGCGGATTTGAGGCTGCTGCACAGCGCTACTTTGGCCGGTCGGCGGCCGATGTTAGCCCAGCAGAAGCCGCCATGCTTGCCGGTTTGCTAGTGGCCCCGACCCGCTATGCCCCAACCAACAATCTGATACGGTCGCAAAACCGCGCCGGAGTGATTATCGGCCTGATGGAAGAGCAGTCCTATCTCAGCGCGCAAGAAGCCGCAGCCGCACGGCAAAAACCTGCCGTGCTATCGCCCGCAGCCGAAGCCAATGCAGGTGGATACTTTGCAGATTGGGTGATGGAAAGCGGGCCACTTTTCTTTACCCGCAATACCACCGAAGATGTGAAGATTAAAACCACGCTCGATCCTACCATCCAAAGGGCGGCGGAAGAGGCACTTGAGTATGTTTTCAAAGATCTGGTCAAAACAGGATCCGAAGCGCAGGCCGCGATCGTGGTCATGTCGGCTGATGGCGCCGTGCGCGCGATGGTGGGCGGGCGTAAGCTAAAAGTCTCCGGGGCTTTTAACCGCGCCACCCAAGCCCTGCGCCAAACCGGTTCGGCTTTTAAGCCTTTCGTCTATGCCACCGCGCTGGAACTAGGTTACTCACCGCTCGACATGCTTGAGGACAGCCCCCTAACGCTAACAATCCCCGGTTCAGGCGATTGGAGCCCCAAAAACTACTCAGAAGAGTTTTTGGGCCAGGTCACCTTAAGCGAAGCTCTCACCAAATCCCTCAACATTCCAGCCGTACGTCTTTCAGAAGCTGTTGGCCGCGAAAATGTGCGCATAGTGGCCGCTGACTTTGGCCTTGGAACCGATCTGGCAGAAGGTCCGGCGATTGCGCTTGGGGTGTCGGAGGCAACGCTTATTGATATGGTCGGCGCGTATGCCGGAATTTTAAATGGTGGCTCGGCAGTCACCCCCTATGGCTTGCTTGAGCTTCGCTTGAACGAGGACAATGAACCTGTAATGGGGGCCGGCGGCGGCATCGGGGAAAGAGTGATCCGGCAATCTGCTGCTGAGCAGCTGGTCTATATGATGGAAAAAGTTGTCGACGAGGGTACCGGGCAACGCGCCGGGCTTGAGGGCTGGCAAGTGGCGGGCAAAACCGGCACCACGCAAGCGGCCCGAGATGCCTGGTTTATCGGCTTTACTGCCGATTATGTGGCAGGCGTTTGGATGGGCTATGATGACAACCGGCCCCTTACGGCGGTCACTGGCGGCGGACTACCTGCACAGATCTGGCATGAAACCATGACCCGAGTACATCAAACGGATATGCCAAAGCCACTGCCGATGTCTGCACCGCAGCCGCCGGGCGGGCCCGCGCCCACAGGGGGATTTTTCAATCGCAATGGTACCGGTGAGCAGGATCGCCCAAGAGGTGCAATCAATACCCTTTTACGCCGCTTGCTTGGCAGCCCTTAA
- a CDS encoding ABC transporter substrate-binding protein: MTTYLKKNKPQRRTVILGLAAACIHVAAPVWALSTAQAKKLVGNVVDDINTVIQSGQSEPAILADFEKIFQRYADVKTIARYALGRDARSASPAQMAAFTDAFSSYFSRKYGAQFNEFVGGRIDVKSTKAVKSFHEVKAIVEFRGGSKMELIFLVSDRSGRPLFFNIFMEGINMLLTERTEIGAMLDQRRGDLKALISDLEKMG, from the coding sequence ATGACGACATATTTGAAGAAGAATAAACCGCAGCGCAGAACTGTAATTTTGGGGCTTGCGGCTGCGTGCATTCATGTGGCAGCGCCGGTTTGGGCGCTCAGCACAGCTCAAGCCAAAAAACTTGTTGGCAATGTGGTCGATGATATCAATACGGTTATTCAATCGGGTCAAAGTGAACCTGCCATACTGGCTGATTTCGAGAAAATTTTTCAGCGCTACGCAGATGTAAAAACCATAGCGCGATATGCGCTGGGGCGTGACGCGCGCAGCGCATCCCCGGCTCAGATGGCGGCTTTCACGGACGCTTTTTCAAGTTACTTCTCGCGTAAATATGGCGCGCAGTTTAATGAATTTGTCGGCGGCCGGATTGATGTGAAGTCAACGAAAGCTGTCAAAAGCTTTCATGAGGTTAAGGCCATTGTCGAGTTTCGGGGCGGCTCGAAGATGGAGCTTATATTTTTGGTCTCTGATCGTTCAGGGCGGCCGCTTTTTTTCAATATCTTCATGGAAGGTATCAATATGCTTCTGACCGAGCGCACAGAAATTGGTGCGATGCTGGATCAACGGCGCGGCGATCTAAAGGCGCTGATTTCCGATCTGGAAAAAATGGGTTAA
- a CDS encoding RidA family protein has protein sequence MSGNFESKLAQIGVTLPDAPAAAANYVPFVTVGDIVHVSGQIPGTMGGLITGKLGADMTTEEGAEAAKACAINLLAQVKAACGGDLDRLVRVVKLTGFVNSTPDYTEQPQVINGASNFLAEALGEAGRHARSAVSAAALPLGIAVEIEGIFQIK, from the coding sequence ATGAGTGGGAATTTTGAAAGCAAACTGGCGCAAATCGGCGTCACCTTACCCGATGCACCAGCGGCAGCGGCGAATTATGTGCCTTTTGTCACTGTCGGGGACATTGTACATGTCTCGGGTCAAATTCCCGGCACAATGGGCGGGCTAATTACTGGCAAGCTTGGGGCGGATATGACCACTGAAGAGGGCGCAGAGGCGGCCAAAGCCTGCGCCATTAATCTGCTTGCTCAGGTCAAAGCCGCCTGCGGCGGCGATCTTGACCGCTTGGTGCGGGTCGTCAAGCTGACCGGATTTGTCAATTCAACCCCGGACTACACAGAGCAGCCTCAGGTCATCAACGGGGCATCAAATTTCTTGGCTGAAGCGCTAGGTGAAGCCGGCAGACATGCGCGGTCCGCCGTGTCAGCGGCGGCTTTACCATTGGGAATAGCCGTCGAAATCGAAGGCATTTTTCAAATAAAATGA
- a CDS encoding VacJ family lipoprotein: MLVTDIHDPYESTNRQTHAVNKALDKRLFRPLAVGYSRAVNDTVETMIGNVASNLSVPSHIVNDLLQGELISAVQNTAKFGINSTLGLAGIATPAAEFGIDGGRSDFGQTLHVWGVSEGAYLELPLLGPSTGRDAVGTAIDYVLNPIGQFATAEQQVIATSTRVGSILSQRGQFAGMIDSVLYESADSYAQMRGIFLQQRRFEIGGQQEDVYFDPYDDIFEEE; this comes from the coding sequence ATGCTTGTCACTGATATTCACGACCCCTATGAGTCCACCAACCGTCAAACGCACGCCGTCAATAAAGCCCTTGATAAAAGGCTCTTTCGGCCATTGGCCGTCGGGTATTCTAGAGCCGTGAACGATACTGTTGAAACCATGATCGGCAACGTGGCAAGTAACCTTTCTGTGCCGAGCCATATTGTGAATGATCTGCTGCAGGGCGAATTGATATCGGCTGTGCAGAATACTGCAAAATTCGGCATAAATTCAACGCTGGGCCTTGCAGGTATTGCAACCCCTGCTGCTGAGTTTGGGATTGATGGTGGGCGTTCAGATTTTGGCCAGACTCTGCATGTTTGGGGTGTAAGTGAGGGTGCATACCTAGAATTGCCTCTGCTTGGTCCGTCAACGGGCCGGGATGCAGTTGGAACTGCTATTGATTACGTTCTTAACCCGATTGGCCAGTTTGCAACCGCCGAGCAACAAGTAATAGCAACATCGACCCGCGTTGGATCAATTCTAAGTCAACGCGGCCAATTTGCAGGAATGATTGATTCTGTGCTTTATGAAAGTGCGGATAGCTATGCCCAAATGCGTGGTATATTCCTGCAACAACGGCGTTTTGAAATTGGTGGCCAACAAGAGGATGTCTATTTTGACCCCTATGACGACATATTTGAAGAAGAATAA
- a CDS encoding HlyD family type I secretion periplasmic adaptor subunit — protein sequence MTGSTAVFALRWPMLLGLFSLLVLVGGFGSWATFSSLSGAIIASGQIEVEKNRQVVQHPDGGVVAEIVVEEGELVQRNAVLVRLDPSAEQSEMAIIEGQLFEMMARRGRLEAERDALSKISFDPRLAHQASKDPEVAELMQGQKRLFEARGASIDHQSEQLAKQREQVLNQIEGLAAQQTALSIQLELTEEELTNQQTLFDRGLAQAAKLLDLKRAAAQLHGQIGDLTARTAQASVRITELNVEIDALQTQRREKAISDLRDQQFRFLELEERHRALQQKLARMDIRAPVSGIVYGLAVHAPRSVIRPADPVLFLIPQDRPLVIAARIEPIHVDQIFLGQEVALRFSALDQRSTPELFGTVTLISADAFQDQNGQQPYYRAEIILRDGELARLPPEITLIPGMPVDAFIRTAERSPLNYFLKPLSDYFIRAFRET from the coding sequence ATGACAGGCTCTACAGCCGTTTTTGCCCTTAGGTGGCCAATGCTTTTGGGGCTTTTTTCACTGCTGGTTTTGGTTGGCGGGTTCGGCAGCTGGGCAACCTTTAGCTCACTATCGGGCGCCATTATTGCCAGCGGCCAGATTGAGGTGGAAAAAAACCGTCAAGTGGTGCAACACCCCGATGGGGGCGTCGTGGCGGAAATCGTTGTTGAAGAAGGCGAGTTGGTCCAACGCAATGCAGTTTTGGTGCGCCTCGACCCCAGTGCCGAACAGTCCGAGATGGCGATTATCGAAGGTCAGCTTTTTGAAATGATGGCCCGGCGCGGCCGTCTTGAGGCTGAGCGCGATGCGCTTTCAAAGATTAGCTTTGATCCAAGACTTGCGCACCAAGCCTCAAAAGATCCGGAAGTTGCTGAATTGATGCAGGGCCAGAAACGGCTGTTTGAGGCGCGCGGGGCCTCAATAGATCATCAAAGTGAACAGCTGGCAAAACAACGCGAACAGGTGCTCAATCAAATCGAAGGCCTTGCTGCGCAGCAAACAGCCCTAAGTATACAACTGGAACTGACCGAGGAAGAGTTAACAAACCAGCAAACCCTGTTTGACCGTGGTTTGGCGCAGGCTGCAAAACTCCTTGACCTAAAGCGCGCAGCCGCGCAATTGCACGGCCAAATTGGTGATCTCACTGCCAGAACAGCCCAAGCATCCGTCCGGATCACCGAGCTTAATGTCGAAATTGATGCGCTGCAGACCCAGCGGCGTGAAAAAGCCATCAGCGATCTGCGAGATCAGCAATTTAGGTTTCTTGAACTGGAAGAGCGACATCGTGCGCTACAGCAAAAGCTAGCGCGGATGGACATTCGAGCGCCGGTTTCCGGCATTGTCTACGGGCTTGCAGTGCATGCGCCGCGCTCGGTAATACGGCCTGCCGATCCAGTTTTATTTCTGATCCCACAAGACCGGCCTTTGGTGATAGCCGCGCGCATCGAGCCTATTCATGTTGATCAAATATTTCTAGGCCAAGAGGTGGCCTTACGGTTCTCTGCACTGGATCAGCGCAGCACGCCGGAACTTTTCGGGACGGTCACGCTTATTTCGGCCGATGCGTTTCAAGACCAAAATGGCCAACAGCCCTATTACCGCGCGGAAATTATACTACGCGATGGCGAGTTGGCGCGGCTTCCTCCTGAGATAACGCTTATCCCCGGGATGCCGGTTGATGCTTTTATCCGTACCGCCGAACGCAGTCCGCTAAATTATTTTCTCAAACCTTTGAGCGATTATTTCATCCGCGCATTCCGCGAAACCTAA
- a CDS encoding GNAT family N-acetyltransferase, giving the protein MSRASLRVEIISSLSEIGESDWDSCACPEAVSGRALDPFTTHRFLKALEDSGSVGPGTGWEPYYLTAYQDDMLIGCAPMYLKLHSQGEYIFDHNWAHAYEQAGGRYYPKLQLAVPFTPATGRRFLVRPEHRTLATNTLIQAIQQFAQTNKLSSAHVTFCTAEEAAQGTEEGLLHRVTQQFHWYNKNYPDFEAFLGDLSSRKRKNIRKERARAKGFGGDIQVFTGEQLQPEHWDAFWRFYQDTGARKWGRPYLTRDFYDLAQERLQNDIALVMATRDDTYIAGALNFIGRDALFGRYWGAVEDHPCLHFEVCYYQAIDFAITQGLARVEAGAQGEHKLARGYLPVQTHSLHWLAEPSFQQAVEQYLEAEKRAICEDIEILTSYGPFRKPTVEEIE; this is encoded by the coding sequence ATGAGCCGGGCATCGCTTCGGGTTGAGATTATCTCATCGCTTTCAGAGATTGGCGAAAGTGACTGGGACAGCTGCGCCTGCCCCGAGGCTGTGAGCGGCCGCGCGCTTGATCCCTTTACCACCCACCGGTTTCTTAAAGCCCTGGAAGACAGTGGATCAGTCGGCCCTGGCACCGGGTGGGAGCCGTATTATTTAACCGCCTATCAAGATGACATGCTGATTGGCTGCGCGCCGATGTACCTTAAGCTGCACTCGCAGGGTGAATATATTTTTGACCACAATTGGGCCCATGCCTATGAGCAGGCCGGTGGGCGCTATTACCCTAAATTGCAGCTTGCTGTGCCCTTTACTCCGGCCACTGGGCGCCGGTTTCTTGTACGTCCAGAACACCGTACGTTGGCCACCAACACATTGATTCAAGCCATTCAGCAATTTGCCCAAACCAATAAACTGTCCTCAGCACATGTTACGTTTTGCACCGCCGAAGAAGCCGCGCAGGGCACCGAGGAAGGCCTGCTGCATCGGGTCACGCAACAATTTCACTGGTATAATAAAAACTATCCCGACTTTGAGGCTTTTTTGGGCGACCTGTCGTCCCGCAAACGTAAAAACATCCGAAAAGAGCGCGCCCGCGCGAAAGGTTTTGGCGGTGACATTCAAGTGTTTACCGGGGAACAATTGCAACCCGAGCATTGGGATGCATTTTGGCGGTTTTATCAAGATACCGGTGCCCGAAAATGGGGCCGACCCTATCTCACGCGCGATTTTTATGATTTGGCGCAAGAGCGCCTGCAAAATGATATTGCTTTGGTGATGGCCACGCGCGACGATACCTATATTGCCGGCGCACTGAACTTTATTGGGCGCGATGCCTTGTTCGGACGCTATTGGGGCGCGGTAGAAGATCACCCCTGCCTACATTTTGAAGTCTGTTATTATCAGGCGATAGACTTTGCCATAACGCAGGGGCTTGCGCGGGTCGAAGCCGGAGCGCAGGGTGAGCACAAGCTGGCACGCGGCTATCTGCCGGTGCAAACCCATTCGCTGCATTGGCTGGCCGAACCCAGCTTTCAACAGGCTGTGGAACAATATCTAGAAGCCGAGAAGCGGGCGATCTGTGAGGATATCGAAATCCTGACCAGCTACGGCCCTTTTCGAAAACCGACTGTGGAGGAAATAGAATGA
- a CDS encoding type I secretion system permease/ATPase: protein MAITSHQYGQQELIKARNESRWFYWGVGLFSCFANLLLLTGPLYMLQIYDRVLSSRSEATLVALTIVVVFLYAVMGLLDFARGRIMARVGARFQARLDRRVFDAMLRRSAVKQDPLAASAANDLEMIQRLMTSPVLMAFFDLPWTPIFLLGISLFHPWLGMLALSGGAILIGFALLNQLTTRVAGAKANQASFRATQTAEHMRSEAEMIRALNMSAGAFERWQTLRNSALVNQLTNSDYSGGFTVMIKTFRLFLQSAMLGLGAYLVLQEQLTPGAMIAGSILLGRALAPIELAVGQWALVQRGRKGWKNLSKLLSETPPETQRTPLPIPKAQLEAQALTVFPPGEQTAALKSLTFSIPPGSAVGVIGPSGAGKSTLARTLTGVWPPAGGKIRLDGAPLDNYASEFLGEHIGYLPQRVQLFDGTIAENIARLSPDRPPEHIIEAAQKAAAHEMILSFPDGYDTQVSAFGGQLSGGQIQRIGLARALCGDPVIVVLDEPNSNLDHEGGLALNAAIRALKAERKTVLIMAHRPAAIQECNLLLMLDGGQCKAFGPKEDVLKSTVQNYQALAQPSPSKEAT from the coding sequence ATGGCAATTACATCACACCAATATGGCCAACAAGAACTGATTAAAGCGCGCAATGAAAGCCGTTGGTTTTACTGGGGTGTCGGCCTATTTAGCTGCTTTGCCAACCTTCTACTACTAACCGGCCCACTTTATATGCTGCAAATCTACGACCGCGTGCTGAGCAGCCGGTCCGAAGCAACTTTGGTGGCTTTGACAATAGTGGTTGTATTTTTATATGCCGTGATGGGTCTTTTGGATTTTGCCCGCGGCCGGATTATGGCCCGCGTCGGTGCGCGGTTTCAGGCGCGGCTGGACCGCCGGGTTTTTGATGCAATGCTGCGCAGATCCGCAGTGAAGCAAGACCCTTTGGCGGCCAGTGCTGCAAATGACCTTGAAATGATTCAGCGATTGATGACATCGCCGGTTCTTATGGCCTTTTTCGATCTGCCTTGGACGCCAATTTTCCTTTTAGGAATTAGCCTTTTTCACCCATGGCTTGGGATGTTGGCCCTAAGTGGTGGCGCTATTTTAATCGGTTTTGCCCTGCTCAACCAACTGACCACGCGCGTGGCAGGCGCAAAAGCAAATCAGGCGAGCTTTCGCGCAACACAAACTGCCGAGCATATGCGCAGCGAAGCGGAAATGATCCGCGCACTAAACATGTCGGCAGGTGCTTTCGAGCGCTGGCAAACCCTGCGCAATTCGGCCTTGGTAAATCAACTGACGAATTCTGATTATAGCGGCGGTTTCACAGTTATGATCAAAACATTCCGGCTGTTTCTGCAATCTGCGATGCTGGGTCTTGGTGCTTATCTTGTGCTGCAAGAACAACTCACCCCCGGCGCCATGATTGCCGGATCGATTTTACTTGGCCGCGCCTTGGCCCCAATCGAATTGGCGGTCGGGCAATGGGCTTTGGTACAGCGCGGCCGCAAAGGTTGGAAAAACCTGTCGAAGCTTTTAAGCGAAACGCCACCCGAAACACAGCGTACCCCGCTTCCGATTCCAAAAGCGCAGCTTGAAGCACAGGCTTTGACCGTCTTTCCGCCGGGTGAACAAACCGCAGCGCTCAAATCTTTGACCTTTAGCATACCGCCGGGCTCTGCTGTTGGGGTCATAGGCCCATCGGGTGCTGGTAAATCCACTCTGGCCCGCACTTTAACAGGGGTCTGGCCGCCGGCCGGCGGTAAAATCCGGCTTGATGGTGCGCCACTTGACAATTATGCCTCTGAGTTTTTGGGCGAACATATCGGCTATCTGCCCCAACGGGTGCAGCTTTTTGATGGCACAATTGCTGAAAATATTGCGCGGCTCTCCCCCGATCGCCCGCCAGAGCATATCATTGAAGCGGCCCAAAAAGCCGCTGCGCATGAGATGATCCTATCGTTTCCCGATGGCTATGACACCCAAGTGAGCGCCTTTGGCGGTCAGCTGTCCGGCGGTCAAATTCAACGTATCGGGCTTGCCCGTGCGCTGTGCGGTGATCCAGTGATTGTCGTGCTGGATGAGCCCAACTCAAACCTTGACCATGAAGGCGGACTTGCCTTGAACGCCGCCATTCGCGCACTAAAAGCCGAAAGAAAAACAGTGCTGATTATGGCCCACAGGCCGGCAGCCATTCAAGAGTGCAACCTGCTTTTGATGCTGGACGGGGGCCAATGTAAAGCCTTTGGTCCAAAAGAGGATGTGTTAAAATCAACAGTACAAAACTATCAGGCGTTGGCCCAACCATCCCCGTCTAAAGAGGCAACATGA